TTGGGTGGACTTCAATTCGAGTTAAATCTGTTACACAAATGCTTGCTATTTGCTATTTGCTGCTGCTATGAATAATATGTCCAGCTACCCCTGCTATATTACATTCTTTTTTAGTTGATGTTTCATTgtgatgtattttatttttcacatagATGATAGCAATGACAACCATTGATGGGTGCATTGTATGAgtgttataaattatattttcagtagagttaattgattatttatGCTTATTTTGACTGAAAtgattattttgatataaaggAATGGAGCATTCGGAAATTGTTAAACGATGAATAAAAATTCAAGATCAGTGAGAAGCTTGAACAACTTGGATGAGTTTTTCAACTAAACCCAAGCTTATCAACGTGGTTGCAGCCACAGCCGTCGCAACACCGCCTCCTCCAGCTCCGGCGTCAATACTAGCCTCTGCTCAGCCACATCGGTTCTTCAGTGTTTCTTTAAACTGTACCAACATGTTCTCTTTCTtattcctctctctctctctctcatcttcctCAAGCTTTTGCAGATGTTTCTAATTCTCCACTATAACCCTTCTTCCTAGGCTCTTAGATTAGATGAGTTTTGCTACACAAATCCTCAGCATTTCGCATAAATCATTTCAATTTATAAAACGGTTTTCATTTCTCGCAACCCCTAAGCTTCCTTCACAGCCCTCCGCCACCTCCAACCTATTAACAGTCAAGAAGGAACAAAGCGGCGTCGTTTCAGTTCCGAGGACACCATTTTTCCAGAAGCTTCCTTTGCGTGACTTATACCGTCGGATCTTCACGGCTCCTGAATCGACGTCCTTGGTGGTTCCGATAATCGAGAAGTGGATTAGAGATGGCGGAACTGTTAACTACAACAGACTCCTATCTGTTATCAGGAAACTCAGATCACGCAGAAGATATAGAAACGCCCTCGAGGTATTGTTTTTGCTACTGCTAATTacttttaatagttaattaaattatttaaatttgtggTTTTTTCCCCCTTCTATTCAATCATAGTATAGGATAAATTTTTGATCTAGCTGCATATCCAGTTAGTGCGAATATACAAGAAATTTGAGCATTATTAGTGAGATTTGTATTAGAAAAATTAGACATTACAATTTTGAAAGTGTTTCACTGGGATGTGTTTTGAAGGTCTAACCTTTGTTAAAAATGACTAATGAATTGCATTTTAGGGTGTCATTTCTCAGTGTTCAGTTGACAATTTTGTTCAACGTTAGAAGAATGGTATATCTCTGTTTTGATTCCCTGGGAGTTGTGGGTTGATTTGATTGTGTGACTAAGATTCGAAATAATGCTTCTTTCTCTCAAGTTTTGGGATCTTTCTATAACCTTATCTTTATTCTTCTGCTATTACAGCAACAAACTTTGCATGTCAGTAGGTGTGTTGGCTTTTTTATGCCTTTTCATTTACCTTCTATTGAGTAACATGAATCATCTCTACAGGTATCGTCATGGATGTTTGAGAAAGGGTTTTCCAAACATAAATCTGGAGATCTTGCGATAAGACTAGATTTGATTGGGAAAGTTAATGGACTAGAAGAAGCAGAATTCTATTTTAATAGCATTCCAAAGTACTTACGAACTGGAGAATGTTACAGCTCTCTTCTTAATTGCTGTGCTCATGCTAGGGATGTGGGTAGTGCAGAGCGCATCATGGAGAAGATGAGAGCTTTGGGTTTTGCAAGGTCGATTTTGTCAAGAAATGTTTTGCTTAATCTCTACTATCAAACACAGAACTATGACAAATTGGAAAATTTGGTATGTGAAATGCAAGAAGAGGGTATTAATTTCAATAGCTATACATTTGGTACCCTGATAAGTGCTTACGCTGCCACTTCTAATACAGAGGGAATTGACAAGCTTCTCGCACAGTTAGAGCATAATTGGATTCAGTACTGGCATTTAGATTGGACTGTTTATGCTATTGCAGCCAATTGTTATAGGAAACAAGGACTCTTTGATAAAGCTTTTAATGTCTTAAAGAAATCAGAGAGGCTCATAACTAACAAAAAGAGGAGAGTGGCCCTTACTTTCCTTATGACTCGATATGCAGCGATAGGCAAGAAAGAAGAAGTGATGAGGTTATGGAAAATTTTAACAACAGATGGGAAGTTATACAGTAGAGCTTATTTAGCTGTAATTGCTTCAGTTCTTAAGTTTGATGACTTTGAAAGTGCTGAGAATATATTTAAGAATTGGGAATCTAAAAATCTGGGTTTTGATATTCGGATTCCAAACTTGATTATTGGAGCTTACAGCAAGAAGGGCAATATGGAGGCAGCTGAATCTGTTGTTGATTGGACAATCATAAACAACGGAGAGCCAAATTCAAAGACTTGGTCCTATCTCTCATGTGGGTATATTGAACAAGGTAATTTTTCAATGGCTATTGAATATATCAAAGAAGCCATTTCTGTCTGTGAAGTGGGGCATCACTGGATGCAATTTTGGGAATATTTGGCTGCCATTTTTGAATACTTGAAAAGTAAAGGAGATATGAAGGAAGTAGAGGAGTTGGTACGGTTACTTAGGAGCAAGGATCTTGTCTCCCTTGACGTTCACAAGAAGTTGATGAATTGGATTAAGGATGTTGAATCAAATGTGCATGTGATTGATGTGTTCTTTGGAGAGTCACGTAAACAAACAAATGTAGTTTCAAAAGCCAAGGAATACAGATGCAGCAATGATAAGCAATTCTTGCAATAGGTCTTGCATTTGTTGTACACATTTTTGTATATGTAGGTTAGGATTACCAATTTAACCTAATGGCTTGCTGTCATAGTGTCATTCATGATCTATGTATGCATCTGTGTAAAATGCCAggttattttttgtataaactCTTAAATTGATAGATTTATCCATTTCAAATAACACTGAAATTTAAATATGTACGTGTTGAATAGGATTTCCGACCAGAAAAGGTGTTGAATATCATTATAGAAACAGGAAAGATGATAAGGAATTGAATCCATATAAAATTTGTTAACTAGTGACATTTTGCATTTTTGTTAAGAGTAGTTTACCATGAGAAGGGGTTTCTGTGGGAAAAGAAAACGCccctgacaaaaaaaaaaagaaaaaaaaagaaaaccctCTATACAACTCTACGACTACGGGCTACGTTCGTTTTCAGAGAGATTCACCTTAAAAAAAGAGTAGATAATTTAAATCTTAaactgtattttatttaaaaaatccgAAAAATTGcttcattaaaaaattagtaaaaaaaatagcaaaaaatgggaaaaagaaagaaaaagacagTTGCCACTGTAATTATTTTTGggaaatagtttttttttaattaaaaaaattcttattaaaTATAGCTTATTTTGATGTACTTGTGTATTTTTAGAAACGATAATAATGATTGTCATTGTTAAATataaattgttttttttaatttataattaaaaaattattaaaaaagtcATAGTTATTGTCTATGTATGTTGTGTGCTCTTAGGTAgcatttgttttgaggtactgagacagagacGGAGAGATTGAGACttagtactaaaatttctgtttatgtccctaaaatttcagtattttatCACCTCCAAAAAATAGGGACATaggagactaaaatttttagagatggagactgaaactttaataacattttatacctaaaatatcctcatttcaattaattgattcaaattttacctttttacaaattaaattagaattgtattcttgttttaatttctgtCTCCCACTTTGtaccaaacaaaatactaagatttatttcaatctctgtctcttagtttttgtttctcAGTCTCAATCTTTTCATCTCTATCTCTCCGCCAAACACTACCTTATATACTGTTTATAAATctatatatgaatttaaaaaGGTGCATTTTGAAAC
This sequence is a window from Arachis duranensis cultivar V14167 chromosome 2, aradu.V14167.gnm2.J7QH, whole genome shotgun sequence. Protein-coding genes within it:
- the LOC107476005 gene encoding pentatricopeptide repeat-containing protein At2g20710, mitochondrial, whose amino-acid sequence is MSFATQILSISHKSFQFIKRFSFLATPKLPSQPSATSNLLTVKKEQSGVVSVPRTPFFQKLPLRDLYRRIFTAPESTSLVVPIIEKWIRDGGTVNYNRLLSVIRKLRSRRRYRNALEVSSWMFEKGFSKHKSGDLAIRLDLIGKVNGLEEAEFYFNSIPKYLRTGECYSSLLNCCAHARDVGSAERIMEKMRALGFARSILSRNVLLNLYYQTQNYDKLENLVCEMQEEGINFNSYTFGTLISAYAATSNTEGIDKLLAQLEHNWIQYWHLDWTVYAIAANCYRKQGLFDKAFNVLKKSERLITNKKRRVALTFLMTRYAAIGKKEEVMRLWKILTTDGKLYSRAYLAVIASVLKFDDFESAENIFKNWESKNLGFDIRIPNLIIGAYSKKGNMEAAESVVDWTIINNGEPNSKTWSYLSCGYIEQGNFSMAIEYIKEAISVCEVGHHWMQFWEYLAAIFEYLKSKGDMKEVEELVRLLRSKDLVSLDVHKKLMNWIKDVESNVHVIDVFFGESRKQTNVVSKAKEYRCSNDKQFLQ